The Elusimicrobiota bacterium sequence GTCCATTTGCCTTGATGAATGGGTAATACGAGAACCCCAAGATCACGACCGAAGGCGTGAGAGGCGATGCTCCCGCAAATAACAACCATCAATATGAAGGATTTCTTCAATCAATTCCTTCTTTCAAATGGACAAAGAAAACCCCGGCAGCGACCTACTCTCCCAGTCACTTGCGCGACTAGTACCATCGGCCCTGGTGAGCTTAACTTCCGAGTTCGGAATGGGATCGGGTGTGGCCCCACCGGAAAAACCACCGGGAAATCTATAAAACCAAATGGATATCAACATCAAGCACGAATTTCAAGGATCGAATGATACGGCCAAGCCGCACGACCAATTAGTACAGGTGCGCTACACGCCTTTCAGCGCTTCCACGTCCTGCCTATCAACCCAGTAGTCTTCTGGGGGTCTTGAGTGCCCTTGCGGGCAGGGAATACTTATCTCAGGGCAGGTTTCACACTTAGATGCTTTCAGCGTTTATCCTATCCGAACTTGGCGATCCAGCCATGCTCCTGGCGGAACAACTGGTAAACCAGAGGTTCGTCCATCCCGGTCCTCTCGTACTAGGGACAGATCCCTTCAATATTCCTACGCCCACGGTAGATAGAGACCGTACTGTCTCACGACGTACTGAACCCAGCTCACGTACCGCTTTAATTGGCGAACAGCCAAACCCTTCCCACCTACTTCAGCGGGAGGATGCGATGAGCCGACATCGAGGTGCCAAACCGGATCGTCGATATGGACTCTTGGATCCGATAAGCCTGTTATCCCCGGAGTAGCTTTTATTCGTTGAGCGATGGCAATTCCACATTCAACCACCGGATCACTAGGTCCTGCTTTCGCACCTGCTCGACTTGTAAGTCTCGCAGTTAAGCTCCCTTCTGTCCTTGCACTCGAGGCGCGATTTCTATACGCGCTGAGGGAACCTTTGAACGCCTCCGTTACTCTTTAGGAGGCAACCGCCCCAGTTAAACTGCCCACCTGACACTGTCCTTCGCCTCGATGAAGAGGACGAAGTTAGAACCACAAGACCGGAAGAGTGGTATTTCACTGTTGGCTCCGCCCCACCCGAAAGCAGGGTTTCAAAGCCTCCCACCTATGCTACGCATCCAGTCCCGTGACTCCGTATCAAGATACAGTAAAGCTTCACGGGGTCTTTTCGTCTAGCCGCGGGCAGCAAGCGTCTTCACTTGCACCCCAATTTCACCGAGCCTCTGGTTGAGACAGCGCTCTCTTTGTTATGCCATTCGTGCAGGTCGGAACTTACCCGACAAGGAATTTCGCTACCTTAGGACCGTTATAGTTACGGCCGCCGTTTACTGGGGCTTAGGTTCAATGCTTTGCGCCTTGCGGCGCTAACATCTCCCCGTGACCTTCCAGCACCGGGCAGGCATCAGCCCCTATACATCATCTTGTGATTTCAGCAGAGGCCTGTGTTTTTGTTAAACAGTCACGAGAGCCAATTCACTGCGACCCGCCAACCCTTCCCCTGTACGGGGTTAAGCCAGCAGGCATCCCTTCTTCCGAAGTTACGGGACCAGTTTGCCTAGTTCCTTAACCAGAGTTCACTCGCGCGCCTTAGGATATTCTCCTCGTCTACCTGTGTCGGATTGCGGTACGGTCATGTCTAGCACTCCCTACGAGGCTTTTCTTGGCAGCGGGATTGGGCCACTTCCCCTGGGTTTCCCCAGAGTCGTATTCAGGTCTCGGCTATCTCGACGGATTTGCCTATCAAGAAAGGCCTACGCCTTTAAACCTACACATCCAACGGTAGGATGGCTTACTCTTCTGCGTCCCCCCTTAGGTGATAACGCACTAAACATGGTTCCGGAATATTAACCGGATGTCCTTCATGTACGCCTTTCGGCCTCCACTTAGGACCGACTAACCCTGAGCCGACGAACGTTGCTCAAGGAAACCTTAGACTTACGGCGGACAGGATTCTCACCTGTCATATCGCTACTTATTCCGACATTCTCACTTCTGGACAGTCCAGTGCTCCTCTCGGTACACCTTCGTCCCATCCAGAACGCTCCCCTACCCCTTCAGTTGCCCTTAGGCGACTGAAAGCCATGATTGCGGTACCGGGCTTGAGCCCCGATCATTTTCGGCGCAGACTCGCTTGACTGGTGAGCTGTTACGCACTCTTTAAAGGATAGCTGCTTCTAAGCTAACCTCCCAGCTGTTTCAGCAAATCCACAACCTTTACCACTTAGCCCGGATTTCGGGACCTAGATCGATGGTCTGGGATGTTCCCCTCTTGCCCGCGAAGCTTAGCCCTCGCGTACTGACTCCCAGGCTCACCTTGAGGTATTCGGAGTTTGGTTAGCTTCGGAACCAAGGTTATTGGCCCTACACTATCCAGTGCTCTACCCCCTCAAGTCATCGCCTGAGGCTAGCCCTAAAGCTATTTCGGGGAGAACCAGCTATCACCAAGTTCGATTGGCCTTTCGCCCCTAACCCCACCTCATGTAGGAGTTTTTCAACACTCAACACTTCGGGCCTCCACCACCGATTAAGGTGGCTTCACCCTGGACAGGGTTAGATCACTTGGCTTCGGGTCTATTGATGGCAACTAATCGCCCTATTCAGACTCGCTTTCGCTACGGCTTCCTCGGCTGCTATTCACAACCAAGTTAACCTTGCTACCACCAATAACTCGCCGGATCATTCTTCAACAGGCACGCTCTCACCCATTCCTTATCTTGCGATAAGGCATAGGGCTCGAACTGCTTGTAAGCATACAGTTTCAGGTACTTTTCACTCCGCGTCTGCGGTACTTTTCACCTTTCCCTCGCGGTACTAGTTCACTATCGGTCGAACGCTCATATTTAGCCTTGGAGAGTGGTCTCCCCAGATTCCCACCGGATTTCACGTGCCCGATGGTACTCAGGAACTTGTCCAGGAAGTCGATCCCCTTTCGCCTACAGGACTCTCACCCTCTTTGGTGGGCCTTTCCAGACCCTTCAACTAGGAGATCGATTTCTGACTTCCCGGCCTCGCGGCCAGACAAGCCCTACAACCCGAATCAAGTTTGCACCTGATTCGTTTAGGCTGTTCCCCGTTCGCTCGCCACTACAAGGGGAATCTCTTTGATTTCTTTTCCTCCGGGTACTGAGATGTTTCACTTCCCCGGGTTGTCCTCTACGCACTATGAATTCATGCGTAAATCCTTAATCTCACGATCAAGGGGGTTTCCCCATTCGGAAATCTCCGGATCAAAGGCTGTTTGCGCCTCCCCGAAGCTTATCGCAGCTTACCACGTCCTTCATCAACGGCGTTCGCCAAGGCATCCACTATATGCTCTTTGTAGCTTGGCCATATCATTTAATCCTTCTGACCTTTCGCCAGAACTCATAAAGATATGATTAATTACATCATCTTCACACCTTAATAATTGAGGTGCTTGACGTTGCTAATTACCCATTTAGTTATAGATATATTTAATTATCAAAGACCGAACGTATAAAACACAGTTTCCGGATCACACGCCCCGGAATAACTGGGCTAAAATTGACTACGCTTACGCCATAAATTGGAGGTGACCGGGGTCGAACCGGTGACCTCGTGCTTGCAAAGCACGCGCTCTCCCAACTGAGCTACACCCCCTAAAAGGGGAAACCTGGACCCGGGCAGAGTCGAACTGCCGACCTTACCCTTATCAGGGGTACGCTCTAACCAACTGAGCTACGGGTCCGCAATTCAGCGAGCAAACTACTCGCGAGCCAGCGAGCGAGGAACCTAATGCCTTTCCTTGCTTGCGAGTTCGCTGCTTGCCAGCTCACTGATTTTAAAAACGCGCGAGCGGATAAACGCCCCGGACAACCCATGCCATGCTTTACGCTTGGCACACTTCCAACATTCCAAGTCGGAAGAAAAGATCGACTTCAATTTTTTATCGGAACATCAATAAAAAATAGAAAGGAGGTGATCCAGCCGCACCTTCCGATACGGCTACCTTGTTACGACTTCACCCCAATCACCAACCACAACTTCGGCGGCTCCCTCCCTTGCGGGTTGGTACACCGACTTCTGTTGCAACTGGCTTTCGTGGTGTGACGGGCGGTGTGTACAAGGCCCGGGAACGTATTCACCGCTGCCTGCTGATCAGCGATTACTAGCGATTCCACCTTCACGTGGGCGAGTTGCAGCCCACGATCTGAACTGGGGCCGGCTTTAAGGGTTTGGCTCCACCTTGCGGTATTGCTTCCCGTTGTACCGGCCATTGTAGCACGTGTGTTGCCCCGGACATAAGGGCCATGAGGATTTGACGTCGTCCCCACCTTCCTCCTTCTTATCGAAGGCAGTTTTCGAAGAGTGCATCCCTTGCGGGATTAGCAACATCGAATAGGGGTTGCGCTCGTTGCGGGACTTAACCCAACATCTCACGACACGAGCTGACGACAACCATGCAGCACCTCTGCTCGCTCCCTTGCGGGTCGGCCAATGTTTCTATCGGCCTACCACGAGTAGTTCAAGCCCGGGTAAGGTTCTTCGCGTTGCGTCGAATTAAACCACATGCTCCACCGCTTGTGCGGGCCCCCGTCAATTCCTTTGAGTTTCAACCTTGCGGCCGTACTCCCCAGGCGGCTCATTTAATGCGTTAGCTTCGGCGCGGGAGGGGTCGATACCTTCCACACCTAATGAGCATCGTTTAGGGCTAGGACTACCAGGGTATCTAATCCTGTTTGCTCCCCTAGCTTTCGCAGCTCAGCGTCAATGATGGCCCAGAAGCCTGCTTTCGCCATAGGTGTTCCTCCCGATATCTACGCATTTCACCGCTACACCGGGAATTCCAGCTTCCTCTGCCACATTCTAGCCCGACAGTTTCCCTTGGCCTCTCCCAGTTGAGCCGGGAGCTTTCACAAAAGACTTATCGAACCGCCTACCTGCGCTTTACGCCTAGTGATTCCGAGTAACGCTTGCCACCTACGTATTACCGCGGCTGCTGGCACGTAGTTAGCCGTGGCTTATTCGAAGGGTACCGTCACCCTGCGTTTTTCACGCAGGCATTCTTCCCCTCCAAAAGGAGTTTACAATCCGAAGACCTTCGTCCTCCACGCGGCGTCGCTGGATCAGGGTTGCCCCCATTGTCCAAAATTCCCCACTGCTGCCTCCCGTAGGAGTCTGGCCCGTGTCTCAGTGCCAGTGTGGCCGATCACCCTTTCAGGCCGGCTACCCGTCAAAGGCTTGGTGAGCCGTTACCTCACCAACTACCATGATAGGACTCGGGCTCCTCCTCAAGCGCCCCTTGCGGAGCTTTGACCTCTGGAATATGCACTCCTGTGGTCTTATGGGACATTAGCCCGCCTTTCGGCAGGTTGTTTCCCTCTCAAGGGCAGATTGCCCAAGTATTACTCACCCGTCTGCCGCTATCCCAAACGATGTGCTGTCTGAAATCGCTCGACTTGCATGTGTTAAGCACGCCGCCAGCGTTCACTCTGAGCCAGGATCAAACTCTCCATTAAAGTTTTAGGTGGTTGCCAGAACTACTGGCGACACCATCCATAATAGAGGTTTGCTATAAGGCTCTATCTGGCCCCATCGACATTCGGTCGATGGGTTTTACACCAAAGTCATTTAATTGGCCCTTGGTTGCCCCTTAACAGAGATTATCTCCCTGCTGGGGCGTTTATCGGCTTGCGCGTATGTAGACTTCTGTCAAAGAACAATGCATAAAAAACAAAAACCTCCGCAAGCGGAATAACATTCCTCTTGCGAGGCGTGAGCCATATTACGAAATCCCTCGAAATTATGTCAAGGATTTATTTTTGTTGACGGATAAATTATCTTTTTACTCGTGAGTGCGATGTGTTTTGCTGAATTTCCTCATACGCATGCAGACGCGCCAGCGCGCGACGCAGCGCTGCCTCAGCCTGCAAAACCTGGATATCACTTTCAGGCTCCCGCAAGGCAGCCTTGGCACGTTCCGCAGCCTGTCGCGCGCGCTCGACATCAATTTCCCGAGCCATCTCAGCGGTTTCAGCAAAAACTAAAACACGGTTTTCCCTGATTTCAACATAGCCGCCGGAAATCGCGAACAACTCCACCAGATCCCCACGACGCAAATGAATTTGGCCGGGCTGGAGTTGCGCCAACAACGGCGCATGATTCGGCAAAATTCCGAGCTCTCCGTCAGCCGCTGGAACAATTACCGAATCGGCCAGACCCTGCATCACCAATCGATCCGGCGTTACGATATCGATATGAAGATCCATGTTGTTTGATCTAGATCAAGCGCCTTCTGCCTGAAGTTTCTTGGCTTTTTCTAAGACTTCCTCGATACCCCCAACCATAAAAAAGGCCTGCTCCGGCAGCTGATCGTGCTTCCCCTCGATGATCTCCCTGAAACTGCGAATCGTATCTTTGAGCGGCACATACCGTCCCGGCTGACCCGTAAAGTTTTCCGCGACAAAGAAAGGCTGCGAGAGAAACTTCTGAATCTTCCGGGCACGGGCCACGGTGAGTTTGTCTTCTTCCGATAATTCATCAATCCCCAGAATCGCGATAATGTCCTGAAGATCTTTGTATCGCTGGAGAATCTTCTGAACCGCCCGCGCGGTTTGATAATGTTCCTCCCCGATGATCTTCGGATCCAAAATGCGCGATGTGGAATCCAGCGGATCCACCGCTGGATAAATACCAAGTTCAACGATTGACCGGGACAACACCGTCGTCGCGTCCAGATGCTGGAAGGTAGTCGCCACACCGGGGTCCGTCAGATCATCCGCTGGCACATAGATGGCCTGAATCGATGTAATGGATCCTTTTTTTGTCGAGGTGATGCGCTCCTGCAGCACACCAACCTCTGTGGCCAACGTCGGCTGATACCCCACAGCCGACGGCATCCGGCCCAGAAGCGCCGAGACTTCAGCCCCCGCCAGAACGTAGCGGAAAACGTTATCGATAAAAAGCAGCGTATCCGCTCCTTCGACATCCCGGAAATACTCGGCTTGTGTTAGAGCGGTCAGCCCCACGCGGGCGCGAGACCCCGGCGGTTCATTCATCTGCCCGTAAACCAGAACGGTTTTCGAAAGGACCGGCGAACCGTCCGACAACTTCGACTCCTGCATTTCCAGCCACAAATCATTCCCTTCACGGCTGCGCTCCCCCACCCCGCCGAACACCGATACACCGCCATGTTGCTTGGCCACATTATTGATGAGTTCCATAATAATGACGGTTTTGCCGACACCGGCACCGCCAAAGAGCCCGACCTTGCCGCCTTTCTGATAGGGCTCCAATAAGTCGATAACTTTAATTCCAGTTTCAAAAATTTGCGGATTCGTCTCCTGATCGACAAAAGCAGGAGCCGGCTTATGAATCGGAGACCGGTCTTTCGTTTGAATCGGGCCGCGCTCATCTTTCGGCTCGCCCAGTACATTCATCAAGCGACCCAGACACGATCGTCCCACCGGCACCATCAAGGGCCCGCCGGTATCGATCGCCTCCATGCCGCGCTGCAGGCCTTCGGTCGGCCCCAAAGCAATGGTCCGCACCTGGTTATCCCCGAGATGGGAAGCGACTTCCACCGTCAAACGGTTCTTTTCCCCGGATGGGTTTTGGGTTGGCAACGGAATATGAATCGCGTTATAAATGGCCGGAAGTTTTCCGGGGGCGAACTCCACATCCACGACCGGACCGATTACCTGGATGACTTTACCTGTGCTCATGAATCTCTCCTCTAATCGGGCGCACAGCGGTGCGCCCCTACATTTCTATAAAACGGCCAATGGCCCGTTATATTGTTTCCGAAGCACTCGTCTTAAGTGAACCACGTCCCGAAACCCCATCTTCTGGAACTTGACGCCGTACCGGTACCGGAGCTCCGATCCGCCCGGCACCTCCATGCGAAAAACGATTATTCCGCTTAAAATTAACGAAACACTGTCCAATAAAACCCGTACCTGACTGCCTTCCGGCCAGGACACTAAAGTCATCATCCCCACGCCGCCTAAACTCAAATTAATCGCGGTCCCCTGCCCTTCCGCGCCTAAATATGGATTATCGATCCGGCAGGGAATCTGGACGGGAACCCGCTGAAAAAGCCGCCGGTCCCGCCCCAACGAAGCGTTTTCCGGATCCCACACCTCGCGCGAATGATGATGCGCCAGGAAAATTTCTCTCAATTCCTGAAACATACAATCCTATTTCAGCGCCTCGGCGCCGCTGACAACTTCCAGGATCTCTTTGGTGATGAAAGCCTGCCGCGTCCGGTTCAAACGCAACGTCAAGGATTCCATCAGGTCAGAGGCGTTGCGCGTGGCATTGTCCATGGCGCTCATCCGGGCACCCAGTTCCGCTGCGTTCGATTCCAGCAACACCCGGTACACCTGCGCTTTCAAGAACCGGCGGATCAGCCCATCCAACAATTTCTCTTGAGCCGGTTCAAAAATAAAATCAGGCCAATGCGGCTCCCGGGGAACCGACGCAACAGAAGCCATCGGCAGCAGCGGCTTGATCGTCACTTTCTGAAAGATCGCAGATTTAAATTCATTGTAGAGCATGTCCACCTGAACAAACGGCTGCTTCTCATAAGCCTCCAGGAGATCCTGCGTCACAATTTCAGCGTGAGCAAAACTCAAGTTGTTGAATATATTGACGTATTCCTTCCGGAGAGTCACGCCATGGCGTTTGAAGTAGTCTCGGCCCTTGCGCCCAACGATAAAAAAGTGAACGTTCGGCAATCCATGCGTCTTCGCGTAGCGCAGCGCTTCCCGAATCAGGTTCGTATTGAAAGCCCCGCAAAGTCCTTTATCAGAGGTGACCAGCAGGAGCGCCCGCTGAGTCCCTTCCCGCTTACAAATGAGTGGATGCTGATCCGGGTTTCCCAAACGCTGCAACAAATCCGTCATCAATCCTTCCATTCCCTGAGCAAAAGGTCGCGCGGAAAGAATGCGCGACTGGGCTTTGCGCAGACGCGCCGCCGCCACCATCTTCATGGCCTTGGTGATCTGCTGAATCGATTTAACCGACTTAATCTTCCGCCGGATATCTCTTAATGACACCATGTCTTCCTCAGGCGACAAACCCCTGTTTAAATTCTTTGATGGCAGTCTCGAGTTGAGGTTTTAAAGTCTCATCAATGATCCGCTTCTCCCGAATATACTGAAGCAGTCCCACAGAGCGGCGTTCCAGAAAGGCCAGGAGTTCGCTTTCCCAACGGCGGACGGAATCAATCGCAACGTCGTCGATAAAACCGTTCACGCCGGCGTAGAGGATCGCCACCTGTTTTTCGACCGTCATGGGCACATACTGATCCTGCTTCAGAATCTCCACCATGCGCTGACCGCGAGACAATTGGGCCTGAGAAACTTTATCCAGGTCGCTTCCAAACTGGGCGAAGGCAACAAGGTTGTTGTATTGGGCCATATCCAGGCGCAGCTTGCCCGCCACCTGCCGCATCGCCTTGACCTGGGCGCTTCCTCCGACGCGGGACACGGACAGCCCCACATTGACCGCCGGTCTCACCCCAGCGTAAAACAAACCGCTCTCCAGATAAATCTGGCCGTCGGTAATCGAAATCACATTGGTCGGGATGTAGGCGGAAACGTCTCCGGCCTGCGTCTCAATAATCGGCAGCGCGGTCAGCGACCCGCCTCCATTTTTGTCGGAAAGCTTGCAGGCCCGCTCCAGCAACCGGGAGTGCAGATAAAACACATCGCCCGGATACGCTTCGCGGCCCGGCGGCCGCCGGAGCAGGAGCGAAAGCTGGCGATAGGCCACCGCGTGTTTGGAAAGATCGTCATAGACGCAAAGGACCGCCTTCCCCTTCCACATGAATTCCTCGCCCATGGCGCAGCCGGCGTAAGGCGCCAAATACTGCAGCGGCGCCGGATCGGAAGCGGTTGCGGCCACGACAATGGTGTATTCCATCGCCCCCGAATCCGCCAGCTTCTGGACCACCTGGGCGATAGTGGATTGCTTCTGCCCGATTGCCACGTAAATACAGATCGGCCGGGCAGCGGCCGGTTCATTTTTCTGATTGATAATGGTATCGATCACGACCGCTGTTTTTCCGGTCTGGCGGTCACCGATGATCAATTCGCGCTGGCCCCGGCCGATGGGGATCATCGAATCGATCGCCTTCAGTCCTGTTTGAAGCGGCTCTTTGACCGGCTGCCGCTCGATAATACCGGGGGCAATCACTTCCACGAGCCGGGTCCGAGTTGTTTTGACCGGGCCCTTTCCATCCAGCGGTTGTCCCAGAGGGTTCACCACGCGACCGATCAGCGTTTCGCCCACCGGCACTTCCATGACCCGTCCCGTCCGTTTGACGGTATCGCCCTCTTTCACCAGATGATCATCGCCCAGAAGAACCGCGCCAACGGTATCGGCTTCCAGATTCATCACCATGCCCACGACCCCGTTTGGAAATTCGAGCAACTCTCCAGCCAAAGCCTGCTTGAGCCCGAAGATACGGGCGATTCCGTCGCCGGTCTGCAGGACAGAACCCACTTCCGAAAGCTCGAGTTTATTCTCGAATCCTTCGAGTTGCTGCTGAATGACGCTGGTGATTTCTTCTGAACGGATACTCATAATCGCTCCTTAAAACCCTCGGTATTTGTCCGGGCGCACACCGCATACGACCGCGGTGCCTGCGCGCTATAAGTAATTGCGGAAGCGCGGGCAGCGGTGCGCCCCTACAGTTCCTATCGAATCAATTGGTCACGCAATCGTTTCAACTGTCCCTTCAAACTCTGATCCAACACCCGGTCCTGTGTCTGAACTACGAGACCGCCGATGAGGGAGGAATCCACCTGAACATCCAGGCGGACTTTTTGGCCCAGCCATTTTTCCAGATTCGCCTGGAGTACCTGCTGCTGGGCTTCCGCCATGGGGAACGCTACCCGGACGCGCAAGGGCTGCACCTCCTGATAACGATCCACCTCCTCCTGGTATTCCTGGACGATAGCCAAAAGCGCGTCAAACCGATGTTTGCTAACCAGAAGATAAAAAAAGCGCTCCAAAAGCGGCGTCGCCCACTTCCCCAGAACCGAATGGATCAGGCGTTTCTTTCCATCCGAGGCAATAAACGGATGGGTCAACACATCCCGGAGAGACACCCGCAGCCGCAGAACGCGAATGAATTCTTCCAAGCCCTCCTGGCAGAGGAGAATCTGGTTATGGCTTTTCGCCTCGGCAAAAAGCGCCCTGGCGTATTTTCGCGCAACAACGGACTCCTGCATTTATTTCACCGGCCCTTCCAAATCTTTGAAAAATTCCTGAAGCAACGCGTCCTGCTCTTTCGGGTTCATCGCGTGACGCAAAAGCTTCTCTGCAGCTTTGACGGAAATCACGGCCATTTCCTGGCGCAGTTCTCTGGAGATCTTGGCTTTATCCTCTTCCAGCTGACGGCGCGTCTGGGATACCCTGCGGCGGGATTCTTCCTGAGATTCATTCAATATCTGATCCCGGACCCGCTGGGCATCGGCTTTGGCCTGGTCCAGTATGTCCTGGACTTTGGATTGCCCCTTGGCCAATTCCGCCTCATATTGGGCCCGCAGCTGGTCGGCCGTCAACTTGGCATTGGCCGCGTCATCAATGGCCTGGCGAATGCCCATTTCCCGATCACGCAACGCGGTCAGGAGCGGCTTCCAGGCGAATTTGGCGAGCACAAAAACCAGCGCCAGAAAACT is a genomic window containing:
- a CDS encoding F0F1 ATP synthase subunit epsilon — encoded protein: MDLHIDIVTPDRLVMQGLADSVIVPAADGELGILPNHAPLLAQLQPGQIHLRRGDLVELFAISGGYVEIRENRVLVFAETAEMAREIDVERARQAAERAKAALREPESDIQVLQAEAALRRALARLHAYEEIQQNTSHSRVKR
- the atpD gene encoding F0F1 ATP synthase subunit beta is translated as MSTGKVIQVIGPVVDVEFAPGKLPAIYNAIHIPLPTQNPSGEKNRLTVEVASHLGDNQVRTIALGPTEGLQRGMEAIDTGGPLMVPVGRSCLGRLMNVLGEPKDERGPIQTKDRSPIHKPAPAFVDQETNPQIFETGIKVIDLLEPYQKGGKVGLFGGAGVGKTVIIMELINNVAKQHGGVSVFGGVGERSREGNDLWLEMQESKLSDGSPVLSKTVLVYGQMNEPPGSRARVGLTALTQAEYFRDVEGADTLLFIDNVFRYVLAGAEVSALLGRMPSAVGYQPTLATEVGVLQERITSTKKGSITSIQAIYVPADDLTDPGVATTFQHLDATTVLSRSIVELGIYPAVDPLDSTSRILDPKIIGEEHYQTARAVQKILQRYKDLQDIIAILGIDELSEEDKLTVARARKIQKFLSQPFFVAENFTGQPGRYVPLKDTIRSFREIIEGKHDQLPEQAFFMVGGIEEVLEKAKKLQAEGA
- a CDS encoding PilZ domain-containing protein; its protein translation is MFQELREIFLAHHHSREVWDPENASLGRDRRLFQRVPVQIPCRIDNPYLGAEGQGTAINLSLGGVGMMTLVSWPEGSQVRVLLDSVSLILSGIIVFRMEVPGGSELRYRYGVKFQKMGFRDVVHLRRVLRKQYNGPLAVL
- the atpG gene encoding ATP synthase F1 subunit gamma, producing MVSLRDIRRKIKSVKSIQQITKAMKMVAAARLRKAQSRILSARPFAQGMEGLMTDLLQRLGNPDQHPLICKREGTQRALLLVTSDKGLCGAFNTNLIREALRYAKTHGLPNVHFFIVGRKGRDYFKRHGVTLRKEYVNIFNNLSFAHAEIVTQDLLEAYEKQPFVQVDMLYNEFKSAIFQKVTIKPLLPMASVASVPREPHWPDFIFEPAQEKLLDGLIRRFLKAQVYRVLLESNAAELGARMSAMDNATRNASDLMESLTLRLNRTRQAFITKEILEVVSGAEALK
- the atpA gene encoding F0F1 ATP synthase subunit alpha — its product is MSIRSEEITSVIQQQLEGFENKLELSEVGSVLQTGDGIARIFGLKQALAGELLEFPNGVVGMVMNLEADTVGAVLLGDDHLVKEGDTVKRTGRVMEVPVGETLIGRVVNPLGQPLDGKGPVKTTRTRLVEVIAPGIIERQPVKEPLQTGLKAIDSMIPIGRGQRELIIGDRQTGKTAVVIDTIINQKNEPAAARPICIYVAIGQKQSTIAQVVQKLADSGAMEYTIVVAATASDPAPLQYLAPYAGCAMGEEFMWKGKAVLCVYDDLSKHAVAYRQLSLLLRRPPGREAYPGDVFYLHSRLLERACKLSDKNGGGSLTALPIIETQAGDVSAYIPTNVISITDGQIYLESGLFYAGVRPAVNVGLSVSRVGGSAQVKAMRQVAGKLRLDMAQYNNLVAFAQFGSDLDKVSQAQLSRGQRMVEILKQDQYVPMTVEKQVAILYAGVNGFIDDVAIDSVRRWESELLAFLERRSVGLLQYIREKRIIDETLKPQLETAIKEFKQGFVA
- the atpH gene encoding ATP synthase F1 subunit delta translates to MQESVVARKYARALFAEAKSHNQILLCQEGLEEFIRVLRLRVSLRDVLTHPFIASDGKKRLIHSVLGKWATPLLERFFYLLVSKHRFDALLAIVQEYQEEVDRYQEVQPLRVRVAFPMAEAQQQVLQANLEKWLGQKVRLDVQVDSSLIGGLVVQTQDRVLDQSLKGQLKRLRDQLIR
- the atpF gene encoding F0F1 ATP synthase subunit B, whose protein sequence is MENLLTPDKGLMFWTIVSFLALVFVLAKFAWKPLLTALRDREMGIRQAIDDAANAKLTADQLRAQYEAELAKGQSKVQDILDQAKADAQRVRDQILNESQEESRRRVSQTRRQLEEDKAKISRELRQEMAVISVKAAEKLLRHAMNPKEQDALLQEFFKDLEGPVK